In Litorimonas taeanensis, one DNA window encodes the following:
- a CDS encoding O-antigen ligase family protein, giving the protein MVNVPYTEHQIASRNHALFQVANAIVILTFIGLVVFASGAVVGLLFTNIDNPEIENPLTRFIWYPVYLLALLLSLPKLVHVLRMAAFSPIIILCVLYAGISMLWSEMPPLTLRRAIALMLTTYIGLTLAAWFSWARMVQIIAAAFLVIAIISFVLVVVDPGRAIMQEIHPGAWRGPFVEKNQLGGMMTKGLIAAMCAYALRPHRWWIWIPLGLLCFALVLLSTSKTSLMISLLSIGLFIFLKFYRTNPVLRIPLLFGLVSGTAIFVALLTLFPEAMFAVIGKDPSLTGRTDIWTLLSEAIERKFWLGYGYGVYWQEPLGPSYLVRQVLQWGVPTAHNGWIEIWLSCGVGIVVLFALHCFATLIMSLFSLKNGGRETYWVILLFVSYMGFSVSESAILQQNSLSWIMFVATCAKLFSMERDYRPLRDWERSQTAP; this is encoded by the coding sequence ATGGTCAACGTCCCTTATACAGAGCATCAGATTGCCTCGCGTAATCACGCCCTTTTTCAAGTGGCAAATGCTATTGTTATTCTGACCTTTATTGGCCTTGTCGTTTTTGCATCTGGTGCCGTCGTTGGTTTGCTATTTACCAATATTGACAACCCTGAAATTGAAAACCCTCTTACTCGATTTATTTGGTACCCTGTCTATTTACTGGCCCTATTATTAAGCCTTCCTAAGCTCGTCCATGTTTTGCGTATGGCCGCGTTTTCCCCCATCATTATTTTATGCGTGCTTTATGCAGGTATCTCTATGCTATGGTCAGAGATGCCGCCTTTGACCTTACGCCGCGCTATCGCTTTAATGCTGACCACCTATATCGGTTTAACACTCGCGGCGTGGTTCTCTTGGGCCAGAATGGTGCAAATCATTGCCGCAGCCTTTTTGGTCATAGCTATCATATCTTTTGTCTTGGTCGTTGTTGATCCAGGACGCGCCATAATGCAGGAAATTCACCCTGGCGCTTGGCGAGGGCCGTTCGTTGAAAAAAATCAGCTCGGCGGTATGATGACCAAAGGCCTTATCGCGGCAATGTGTGCCTATGCCCTTCGTCCGCATCGGTGGTGGATATGGATTCCTCTTGGCCTATTGTGCTTTGCGCTCGTTTTACTTTCGACCTCTAAAACTTCATTGATGATCTCCCTCTTATCTATCGGGCTCTTTATCTTTTTAAAGTTTTATCGAACAAATCCTGTTTTGCGCATTCCGCTTTTATTTGGACTTGTTTCAGGCACAGCGATTTTCGTGGCCTTACTGACTCTATTCCCAGAAGCGATGTTTGCTGTAATTGGCAAAGACCCTTCACTCACAGGGCGTACTGATATTTGGACTTTGCTGAGCGAAGCCATCGAACGTAAATTCTGGCTTGGCTATGGATATGGTGTCTATTGGCAAGAACCACTCGGCCCTTCTTACTTGGTACGGCAAGTCCTCCAATGGGGCGTCCCAACGGCGCATAATGGATGGATAGAAATTTGGCTTTCTTGCGGCGTCGGTATCGTCGTCCTTTTTGCATTACATTGTTTCGCCACGCTGATTATGTCGCTTTTCTCTTTGAAGAATGGCGGCAGAGAAACCTATTGGGTTATCCTTCTCTTCGTATCCTATATGGGCTTTTCTGTCTCCGAGAGCGCTATACTCCAGCAAAATAGTCTTTCATGGATTATGTTCGTTGCAACCTGTGCTAAATTATTCTCTATGGAGCGCGATTACCGCCCTCTTAGAGATTGGGAACGCAGCCAAACAGCACCCTAA
- a CDS encoding acyltransferase family protein, whose amino-acid sequence MLNRFKSVPQLSPAAEYGYIAGLDGIRAIAVLIVIIAHFEISRLIPGGFGVTVFFFISGFLITRLLLAEAKKKGRIHLKDFYIRRVVRLFPALIFMVVGSTGLYLVLGQGGPKPLEFTAALGYFTNIYQVMIRAGGELPFMPWTHLWSLAVEEHFYLIFPLFLVAFGAFKKRLVWALLGVLALIPLWRLYTFTHFETLPVVDYNYMMTDTRLDSIVWGCLLSVLLDKDARLGLVKKLTGWLPIIVATSMLLLCFAIRDESFRFIWRYSLQGIGLFVLVLNLFFFRPVKWSLNLLEIWPLVWIGRLSYPLYLWHFPVLDLSHRLMEPGPAQLLVAIGGSFAISIFSFFVVEKPFLALRKKFGAHIVKRPANLSSADEPSDVMMSETKKPDNPNMIVTS is encoded by the coding sequence ATGTTAAATCGATTCAAATCTGTGCCGCAATTATCGCCTGCTGCTGAATATGGTTATATTGCAGGATTGGATGGCATCCGCGCCATTGCAGTTTTAATTGTCATTATTGCACATTTTGAAATTTCGCGTCTTATTCCTGGTGGTTTCGGGGTGACGGTGTTTTTCTTTATTTCTGGGTTTTTGATTACGCGGCTATTATTGGCGGAAGCCAAGAAAAAGGGCCGAATTCACCTCAAAGATTTTTATATACGCCGAGTGGTAAGACTATTCCCTGCACTGATTTTTATGGTTGTGGGCAGCACGGGGCTTTACCTCGTTTTAGGGCAGGGCGGGCCTAAGCCTCTGGAATTCACGGCGGCGCTTGGATATTTCACAAATATCTATCAAGTCATGATACGTGCTGGCGGAGAGTTACCATTCATGCCGTGGACACATTTATGGTCATTAGCGGTGGAAGAGCATTTTTATTTAATTTTTCCACTTTTTTTAGTGGCATTTGGCGCATTCAAAAAACGCCTTGTCTGGGCTTTACTGGGTGTTTTGGCGTTAATTCCTCTTTGGCGTTTATATACATTTACGCATTTTGAAACCCTTCCCGTGGTCGATTATAATTACATGATGACGGATACACGTCTTGATTCAATTGTATGGGGATGCTTGCTCTCAGTTCTTTTGGATAAAGATGCCCGATTGGGCTTGGTCAAAAAGCTTACAGGCTGGTTACCCATCATTGTGGCGACGTCAATGCTCTTGCTCTGCTTTGCTATTCGCGATGAAAGCTTCCGATTTATTTGGCGTTATAGCCTGCAAGGTATTGGCTTATTCGTGCTTGTCCTTAATTTATTCTTTTTCCGACCTGTAAAATGGAGCCTTAACCTGTTGGAGATTTGGCCTTTAGTCTGGATTGGGCGGTTATCTTATCCACTATATTTGTGGCATTTCCCGGTTTTAGATCTAAGCCACCGGTTAATGGAGCCGGGGCCCGCTCAGCTGCTTGTCGCAATAGGCGGAAGCTTTGCTATTTCTATCTTCTCATTCTTTGTCGTCGAGAAGCCCTTTTTGGCCCTGCGCAAGAAGTTTGGCGCGCATATTGTTAAGCGGCCTGCAAATTTGTCATCAGCTGACGAACCGTCAGACGTTATGATGTCAGAAACAAAGAAACCAGACAATCCAAATATGATTGTTACGTCATAG
- a CDS encoding RidA family protein encodes MSESISRLNPSTLPNSSEMGYSQISIVEPGRMAYISGQVAWQADGAPVPEDIGEQAKIVVKNARSALKALGAKAQDIVLARIYIVDLNDAAMESAFPVLLELFEGHQPSITGIGVAALAGPELKVEVELTVRVPD; translated from the coding sequence ATGTCGGAATCAATATCGCGATTAAATCCTTCCACTTTGCCCAATTCCAGTGAAATGGGATATTCCCAAATCAGCATCGTAGAGCCAGGGCGCATGGCGTATATTTCTGGGCAAGTCGCATGGCAAGCTGATGGCGCTCCCGTCCCAGAAGACATAGGCGAGCAAGCAAAAATCGTTGTTAAGAATGCAAGATCCGCCCTGAAAGCCTTAGGTGCCAAAGCACAAGATATTGTCTTGGCGCGTATCTATATAGTAGATTTAAATGACGCTGCGATGGAAAGCGCCTTCCCTGTCTTGTTAGAGCTCTTTGAAGGACATCAACCGTCTATCACCGGCATTGGCGTTGCCGCATTGGCAGGGCCAGAGCTGAAAGTAGAAGTCGAATTAACCGTAAGAGTACCCGATTAA
- a CDS encoding cation:proton antiporter, protein MLSLFEIAALLLVLSAILSWVNRAYIKLPHTIGLLVMALLSSFALLASEALFPALSMTDTLQSALGQIDFNETLMKGMLGFLLFAGALHVDFAKLRSAKWAIGSMATFGVILSTFIVGTGFYALAQAFGVQLPYVWALVFGSLISPTDPVAVLSILKTVKMPKSLETKIAGESLFNDGVGVVVFTILLAIAVGSTGSADAAHAVADAAHGSGHGGTTVFGIIELFVVDAIGGALLGLLAGWIGYKMMARIDEHAIEVLISLALVAGTYALAQRINILGHHLSGPIAVVVAGLMIGNKGAAFAMSDHTRTALFGFWEMVDEILNSVLFLLIGLEILVLGLAPDFAFITLLAIPLVLLARLCAVYVPMKVIGAFKEFTKGAVPVLTWGGVRGGISVALALALPDNEYKPLILTATYGVVIFSIIVQGLTVKNVVQRSVDPTLL, encoded by the coding sequence ATGCTCAGTCTATTTGAAATCGCGGCGCTATTATTGGTTTTATCCGCCATATTATCATGGGTGAACCGGGCCTATATCAAGCTACCGCATACAATAGGCCTCTTGGTCATGGCGCTCTTATCCTCTTTTGCACTCTTAGCATCTGAAGCGCTGTTCCCTGCCCTGTCTATGACAGACACGTTACAATCGGCGCTTGGGCAAATTGATTTCAATGAGACCTTAATGAAAGGTATGTTGGGATTTTTGCTTTTTGCAGGCGCCTTGCACGTTGATTTTGCCAAATTGCGTAGCGCTAAATGGGCCATTGGCTCCATGGCGACATTCGGGGTGATATTGTCAACATTTATCGTCGGCACCGGGTTTTACGCCCTTGCACAAGCCTTTGGCGTTCAGCTCCCCTATGTGTGGGCATTAGTTTTTGGCTCCTTGATTAGCCCGACTGATCCCGTCGCTGTGCTCTCCATTTTAAAAACCGTCAAAATGCCCAAAAGCTTGGAAACAAAAATTGCAGGTGAAAGCTTGTTCAATGACGGCGTTGGGGTTGTCGTTTTTACAATATTATTAGCTATAGCCGTGGGTTCAACAGGGAGCGCAGACGCCGCCCATGCCGTGGCTGATGCAGCCCATGGTTCTGGACATGGCGGAACAACGGTCTTTGGCATCATTGAGCTTTTCGTTGTTGATGCCATTGGCGGGGCGCTTTTGGGTCTTTTAGCTGGCTGGATAGGCTATAAGATGATGGCGCGGATTGACGAACATGCCATCGAAGTCCTTATCAGCCTGGCTCTTGTGGCAGGTACATACGCCCTTGCACAACGCATAAATATTCTAGGTCATCACTTGTCTGGCCCCATCGCTGTGGTCGTAGCGGGATTGATGATAGGAAATAAAGGCGCCGCTTTTGCTATGTCCGACCATACACGCACAGCTTTATTCGGCTTTTGGGAAATGGTTGATGAAATATTGAATTCAGTTTTATTCTTGTTAATTGGTCTCGAAATTCTGGTTCTTGGGCTTGCACCTGATTTTGCTTTCATCACATTGCTTGCCATCCCGCTGGTATTACTTGCGCGGCTCTGCGCTGTTTATGTCCCCATGAAAGTAATTGGTGCCTTTAAAGAATTCACCAAAGGCGCCGTTCCTGTTTTAACATGGGGCGGTGTTCGCGGCGGTATATCAGTGGCCCTTGCCCTCGCCTTGCCAGATAATGAATATAAACCGCTTATTCTCACAGCGACCTATGGCGTGGTAATATTCTCTATCATCGTTCAGGGCCTCACCGTTAAAAACGTCGTCCAACGCAGTGTTGACCCCACGCTCTTGTAA
- the fabD gene encoding ACP S-malonyltransferase — protein sequence MSFAFIFPGQGSQSVGMGKALAEAFPVARQVFEEVDDALDQKLSQIMFEGPIEDLTLTTNTQPALMACSMAAMAVLAQEFGFQPKDQAFLAGHSLGEYSALCAAGSLTLADTARLLRIRGDAMQAAVPVGAGAMAALLGASVEQAEAAAEAGSKHGICQIANDNATGQIVLSGEKDAVEAAVEACADLSIKKAMMLNVSAPFHCDMMMPAAAAMREALAHQTILPPSVPIVNNVTARPVTDPDQLREDLVAQVTGRVRWRESIEWMAANGVETFAEPGCGKVLTVMLRRIVKGVEGAALNTPEALETFAKSIKG from the coding sequence ATGAGTTTTGCATTTATTTTTCCGGGGCAAGGCAGCCAGTCTGTCGGCATGGGTAAGGCATTGGCGGAAGCGTTTCCTGTCGCGCGGCAAGTTTTCGAAGAAGTTGATGATGCGCTCGATCAAAAGCTTTCACAGATTATGTTCGAAGGGCCAATCGAAGACTTAACCCTGACAACTAATACTCAGCCCGCCCTTATGGCTTGTTCTATGGCGGCCATGGCTGTTTTAGCGCAAGAATTTGGGTTTCAACCCAAAGACCAAGCTTTCCTTGCAGGCCATTCTCTTGGTGAATACTCAGCGCTTTGTGCGGCTGGTTCATTGACTTTAGCGGATACAGCGCGGCTGCTGCGAATTCGCGGTGATGCTATGCAAGCCGCAGTTCCTGTTGGGGCTGGCGCTATGGCTGCTCTTTTAGGCGCGAGCGTAGAACAGGCCGAAGCCGCAGCAGAAGCAGGCTCCAAACATGGTATTTGCCAAATCGCCAATGATAATGCGACAGGCCAAATTGTGCTGTCTGGCGAAAAAGACGCGGTAGAAGCCGCCGTTGAGGCATGTGCTGATTTAAGCATTAAAAAAGCGATGATGCTAAATGTCTCTGCCCCCTTTCATTGTGATATGATGATGCCAGCCGCTGCGGCAATGCGCGAAGCGTTAGCGCACCAGACAATATTGCCGCCATCTGTGCCGATTGTGAATAATGTTACGGCGCGCCCAGTGACAGACCCTGATCAACTCCGCGAAGATTTAGTCGCGCAGGTTACAGGCCGTGTCCGCTGGAGAGAATCAATCGAGTGGATGGCCGCCAATGGCGTCGAAACCTTTGCTGAACCGGGATGCGGAAAAGTTTTAACGGTCATGTTGCGCCGTATCGTAAAAGGCGTAGAAGGTGCGGCATTAAATACGCCAGAGGCATTGGAAACCTTCGCGAAATCTATCAAAGGATAA
- the fabG gene encoding 3-oxoacyl-[acyl-carrier-protein] reductase produces the protein MFDLSGKRALVTGATGGLGGAIAKMLHAQGAHVALSGTRAEKLEGLAAELGERAYVTPCNLSDGEAVDNLPSQAAEALGGSVEILVANAGITRDGLLIRMKQDDWDLVQKVNLEAYFRLSKACLRPMMKARWGRIIGITSVVGVTGNPGQTNYAASKAGMIGFSKSLAQEVASRGITVNTIAPGFIRSPMTDELNEEQRSATLARIPAGELGAGDDIAAAAVYLASQEANYVTGQTLHVNGGMAMI, from the coding sequence ATGTTTGATCTTAGCGGAAAGCGCGCTCTTGTTACGGGCGCAACGGGCGGTCTTGGCGGGGCGATTGCAAAAATGCTTCATGCGCAGGGCGCGCATGTGGCCCTATCTGGGACACGGGCTGAAAAGCTTGAGGGTTTAGCGGCAGAGCTAGGTGAACGCGCCTATGTTACGCCATGTAACCTCTCTGATGGAGAGGCTGTAGATAATTTGCCCTCTCAAGCCGCTGAGGCTTTGGGCGGGTCTGTTGAAATTCTCGTCGCCAATGCGGGGATTACGCGCGATGGATTATTGATACGAATGAAGCAAGATGATTGGGATTTGGTGCAAAAAGTCAATCTTGAGGCCTATTTTCGTCTATCAAAGGCCTGTTTACGCCCGATGATGAAGGCACGTTGGGGGCGTATTATTGGTATAACATCAGTGGTTGGCGTGACGGGAAATCCGGGACAGACGAATTATGCGGCCTCGAAAGCTGGCATGATTGGGTTTTCAAAATCATTGGCACAAGAAGTGGCGAGCCGTGGAATTACGGTCAACACTATCGCACCAGGTTTCATTCGTTCACCTATGACAGACGAGCTTAATGAAGAGCAACGCAGCGCGACTTTGGCACGAATTCCGGCTGGAGAGCTTGGGGCAGGTGATGATATTGCGGCTGCCGCTGTGTATTTAGCATCCCAAGAAGCGAATTACGTAACAGGGCAAACCTTACACGTTAATGGCGGAATGGCGATGATATAG
- a CDS encoding acyl carrier protein, whose amino-acid sequence MSDVLARVTKMVVEHLDVEESKVTDNAHFIDDLGADSLDNVELVMAFEEEFDIEIPDDAAEHIQTVGDAVKFISEKVG is encoded by the coding sequence ATGTCAGACGTATTAGCCCGTGTAACAAAGATGGTTGTTGAGCATCTTGATGTTGAAGAATCAAAAGTCACGGATAACGCACACTTTATTGATGATCTCGGTGCAGACAGCCTCGACAATGTTGAGCTTGTTATGGCCTTTGAAGAAGAATTCGATATTGAAATCCCTGATGATGCAGCCGAACATATCCAAACTGTTGGTGACGCGGTTAAATTCATCTCTGAGAAAGTCGGCTAA
- the fabF gene encoding beta-ketoacyl-ACP synthase II: MLQKPRRVVVTGLGLVTPVGCGVETAWKAILNGKSGASKIEHFDVSDIACKIAAVIPRADGRAGGAPDQEGVFNPDDVMSARDAKRIDDFILYSIAASDEALKDSGWNPLEEGVDAQDRTGVMFGSGIGGLQTTYDASITLYEKGPRRLSPFVIPAMLINLASGQISIRHGLKGPNHSIVTACATGAHAIGDAGRLIAFGDADVMVAGGGESSINRLGIASFVACRAMTTGFNETPEKASRPYDKDRDGFLMGEGAGAVVLEEYEHAKARGAKIYAELVGYGLSGDAYHITSPAPEGEGGHRAMKAALANSGLSVEDIGYVNAHGTSTPMGDELEVKAVEKLLGEHAKNVCMSSTKSATGHLLGAAGAIEAIFSILALRDQMAPPTLNLDNQSVETALDLVPHKAKPIKTRAVMSNSFGFGGTNAAIIFAQAPESD; the protein is encoded by the coding sequence ATGCTCCAGAAACCCCGACGCGTTGTTGTTACAGGCTTAGGTCTCGTTACCCCCGTCGGTTGCGGTGTTGAAACTGCATGGAAAGCCATTTTGAATGGCAAATCTGGAGCCTCTAAAATTGAACATTTTGACGTCAGCGATATTGCCTGCAAAATCGCTGCCGTTATTCCCCGCGCCGATGGGCGTGCTGGTGGGGCCCCTGACCAAGAAGGGGTTTTCAACCCAGATGATGTGATGAGTGCGCGAGACGCCAAACGCATCGATGATTTTATTCTATATTCAATTGCTGCCTCAGATGAAGCCCTAAAGGATTCGGGCTGGAATCCGCTCGAAGAGGGCGTTGATGCACAGGACCGCACAGGCGTGATGTTTGGTTCAGGCATTGGTGGATTGCAAACCACTTATGATGCCTCGATTACCCTTTATGAAAAGGGACCTCGGCGTTTATCCCCATTTGTTATCCCTGCCATGCTTATCAATCTGGCATCAGGGCAAATCTCAATCAGACATGGCCTAAAAGGCCCCAATCACTCAATTGTAACGGCTTGCGCGACAGGCGCGCATGCTATTGGTGATGCGGGTCGCCTCATTGCCTTTGGTGATGCCGATGTGATGGTGGCAGGGGGCGGGGAAAGCTCTATTAACCGTTTGGGTATTGCCTCATTTGTTGCGTGCCGCGCCATGACAACAGGCTTTAATGAGACACCTGAAAAAGCGTCTCGCCCTTATGATAAAGATCGCGACGGGTTTTTAATGGGAGAAGGGGCTGGCGCTGTTGTTCTTGAAGAATATGAGCACGCAAAAGCGCGCGGCGCAAAAATTTATGCTGAATTAGTCGGCTATGGCCTGTCGGGTGATGCGTATCACATTACAAGCCCCGCCCCTGAAGGTGAAGGTGGTCATCGGGCAATGAAGGCGGCTTTGGCCAATTCTGGCCTAAGCGTCGAAGATATCGGCTATGTTAATGCGCATGGTACATCTACGCCAATGGGGGATGAACTCGAAGTTAAAGCGGTTGAGAAACTCCTTGGCGAGCATGCTAAAAATGTCTGTATGTCGTCTACTAAATCGGCGACGGGACATTTGTTAGGGGCCGCGGGAGCGATAGAAGCTATTTTCTCTATTTTGGCTCTTCGCGATCAAATGGCCCCGCCAACTTTGAACTTGGATAATCAATCCGTCGAAACAGCGCTTGATCTGGTGCCGCACAAAGCCAAGCCGATCAAAACAAGGGCTGTGATGTCAAATTCATTTGGATTTGGTGGTACAAATGCCGCCATAATATTCGCGCAAGCGCCAGAATCTGATTAG
- the mltG gene encoding endolytic transglycosylase MltG: MARDSKPKKKLAKRDKRLLWFIGLMGTLTVFIGCAIAAYAFINYKYEAKLKLESPREAVVFEVPKGSGLSLIASRLEKQELISNAFLFKLVTKMRGNEAKFKAGEFLLTPGASMAEVYTDLAEGQAILYPVTIAEGLASLQVMAILDDLPELIDDNPPVPVEGSLLPETYLFPRGMKQSELIAKMKRAQRVEIDRLWKNRAEGLPITTKEQAIILASVVEKETGVGSERDEVAGVFVNRLHRGMRLQSDPTIIYGITKGLPLGRRIYRSEINRATDWNTYQIPGLPKTPICNPGKEALAAVLNPAQTKNLYFVADGTGGHAFAQTLAGHERNVAKWRRVQRARGER; encoded by the coding sequence ATGGCCCGCGATTCTAAACCTAAGAAAAAACTCGCTAAGCGTGACAAGCGTCTCCTCTGGTTCATTGGACTTATGGGCACTCTTACGGTTTTCATCGGCTGCGCAATCGCTGCTTATGCTTTCATCAATTATAAATATGAAGCGAAATTAAAACTAGAATCTCCGCGTGAAGCTGTTGTCTTTGAAGTACCAAAGGGGAGTGGCTTATCCTTAATTGCGTCGCGATTGGAAAAACAAGAACTGATTTCGAACGCCTTTCTATTTAAATTAGTCACGAAAATGCGGGGCAATGAAGCGAAGTTTAAAGCAGGTGAGTTCTTGCTTACCCCTGGGGCGTCTATGGCTGAAGTCTACACAGACCTCGCTGAGGGGCAGGCGATATTATATCCCGTCACCATTGCCGAAGGTTTGGCCAGTTTGCAGGTCATGGCTATATTGGACGATCTTCCAGAATTGATTGATGACAATCCCCCCGTGCCTGTTGAAGGCTCTCTGCTACCAGAGACTTATCTTTTCCCACGGGGCATGAAACAGTCCGAATTAATCGCGAAAATGAAACGAGCACAGCGGGTAGAGATTGACCGTTTATGGAAAAATCGGGCTGAAGGCCTCCCGATTACGACTAAAGAGCAAGCCATTATTTTGGCATCTGTTGTAGAGAAGGAAACCGGCGTTGGCAGTGAACGTGATGAGGTCGCGGGCGTTTTTGTTAACCGCCTTCATCGCGGTATGCGGTTACAATCTGACCCGACAATAATTTATGGTATTACGAAAGGCCTGCCATTGGGACGCCGAATTTATCGAAGCGAAATAAACCGCGCGACGGATTGGAATACTTATCAAATTCCGGGCCTTCCCAAAACACCTATTTGCAACCCTGGCAAAGAGGCTCTAGCAGCCGTTCTAAACCCAGCCCAAACAAAGAATTTGTATTTTGTTGCGGATGGCACAGGGGGGCATGCCTTTGCGCAGACATTGGCGGGTCATGAACGAAATGTCGCTAAATGGCGTCGTGTCCAACGGGCACGAGGTGAAAGATAA
- the gmk gene encoding guanylate kinase, giving the protein MSETLRTIKQSRRGLMIVLSSPSGAGKTTLTRKLLAEHPDMTMSVSGTTRAPRPGERDGVDYYFLTKNQFSDMINEDEFLEHAKVFDNFYGTPRGPVETALGEGKDVVFDIDWQGAQQLAEAAADDLVKIFILPPNMRELESRLKTRAQDSDSVIAKRMSKSEAEISHWAEYDYVIVNEDVETALAELRMIVAAERMRRRRQLWLSGFVKSLISGA; this is encoded by the coding sequence ATGTCAGAGACACTTAGAACGATTAAACAGAGCCGTAGAGGGCTTATGATTGTTCTTTCTTCCCCTTCTGGTGCCGGAAAAACGACCCTAACGCGCAAATTATTGGCAGAACATCCAGATATGACCATGTCTGTATCAGGGACAACTCGTGCCCCTCGTCCGGGTGAGCGCGATGGCGTGGACTATTATTTTCTTACCAAAAACCAGTTTTCAGACATGATTAATGAAGACGAATTTTTAGAACATGCCAAAGTGTTTGATAATTTTTATGGGACGCCGCGCGGCCCAGTAGAGACGGCCTTGGGCGAGGGGAAAGACGTCGTATTTGATATTGATTGGCAAGGCGCGCAACAACTCGCCGAAGCTGCGGCTGATGACCTTGTGAAAATATTTATCTTACCGCCTAATATGCGGGAATTAGAAAGTCGTCTTAAAACGCGTGCCCAAGATTCGGATAGCGTAATCGCCAAACGTATGAGTAAATCCGAAGCAGAAATCAGCCACTGGGCGGAATATGATTATGTCATCGTGAACGAAGATGTAGAGACCGCCCTAGCAGAACTGCGCATGATTGTCGCCGCTGAACGTATGCGCCGCCGTCGTCAATTATGGTTGTCTGGATTTGTGAAATCTCTTATCAGTGGAGCGTAG
- a CDS encoding response regulator yields MLNLLIPLLAALVGFAIGGAVVGYWQHSQSKQRISEALQEQAKLVATAGFILRTPLNHLLGFVSSLTARSHNYSDDDKALIGKLLGAGGELKKALIDVLDVFELETKKLELVRRETPLYQTLNTAIKLGQKTAERKRLALKLQMDPQAQAIFKFDDTRLRQCIDNLIAQALDQTVRGGVTVTATILEPSKKTGNQTLLNLAIKDTSPGMDQYLTEYYFNPGYEASPKYLAKDNAARVNLALTRGLARLMGGDVVVKSAIGSGVTFTLTSPIEWVRDLEIDEIHPVKEDTLPNDTKALVEKKVAEVIGGQSSAYKQTDAQNKATPVASKPRTGRSLLDEALRLDMLDLSVAERGITRDVDINSNVPSMPEKIDLARAEILAIDDNHINLEVLRVYLQHLGATKITEAESGPDALDIISNKSFDVIFMDVHMPAMSGAEATKKIRQLHPNYKSVPIIACTAAADSATRRDCRESGMDNFLPKPVNIDELKTTLQTHFVV; encoded by the coding sequence ATGTTAAACCTGCTTATCCCCCTATTAGCAGCCCTTGTCGGTTTCGCAATCGGTGGTGCTGTGGTGGGATATTGGCAACATAGCCAATCAAAACAACGTATCTCTGAAGCCTTACAAGAACAAGCAAAACTTGTGGCTACGGCAGGCTTCATACTTCGCACTCCGCTCAATCATCTCTTGGGGTTTGTATCCTCATTAACGGCGCGTAGTCACAACTATTCTGATGATGACAAAGCCCTGATTGGTAAATTACTAGGCGCTGGTGGTGAGCTTAAAAAAGCGCTCATTGATGTATTAGATGTCTTTGAACTTGAAACGAAAAAACTAGAGCTCGTCCGCAGAGAGACGCCATTATATCAAACTTTAAACACCGCGATAAAATTAGGACAAAAAACAGCTGAGAGAAAACGGCTAGCTCTTAAATTACAGATGGATCCCCAAGCACAAGCGATTTTCAAATTCGACGATACGCGTCTTCGGCAATGTATAGACAATCTGATTGCACAGGCTTTAGATCAAACTGTGCGAGGCGGCGTAACGGTTACGGCGACTATTCTTGAGCCTTCGAAAAAGACAGGGAACCAGACCCTTCTGAACCTTGCTATCAAAGATACAAGTCCAGGTATGGACCAGTATTTGACAGAATATTATTTCAACCCCGGTTATGAGGCCAGCCCTAAATATCTTGCAAAAGATAATGCAGCGCGGGTCAACCTCGCTCTAACGCGTGGGTTAGCGAGACTCATGGGGGGCGATGTTGTCGTAAAAAGCGCGATTGGAAGCGGCGTAACTTTCACCCTCACCAGCCCCATTGAATGGGTAAGAGATTTGGAAATAGATGAAATCCACCCCGTGAAAGAAGACACACTTCCCAATGACACGAAAGCCCTTGTCGAGAAAAAAGTCGCGGAAGTTATCGGTGGTCAATCTTCTGCATATAAACAGACAGACGCACAAAATAAGGCAACTCCTGTGGCTTCTAAACCAAGAACCGGACGGAGCCTTTTGGATGAAGCCTTGCGTCTCGATATGCTTGACTTATCCGTTGCTGAACGAGGTATTACGCGCGATGTCGACATCAATTCAAATGTCCCCTCTATGCCTGAGAAAATCGATCTCGCACGAGCAGAAATCCTCGCCATTGACGACAATCATATCAACCTTGAGGTTCTCCGAGTCTATCTCCAGCATTTAGGCGCCACTAAGATTACAGAAGCTGAGAGCGGGCCTGATGCCTTGGATATTATTTCAAATAAGAGCTTTGATGTCATTTTTATGGATGTTCACATGCCCGCCATGTCTGGCGCTGAAGCCACAAAGAAAATTCGCCAGCTTCATCCTAACTATAAATCTGTACCTATTATTGCCTGTACAGCAGCAGCAGACAGCGCCACGCGCCGTGATTGCCGGGAAAGCGGGATGGATAATTTCCTTCCTAAACCCGTCAATATTGATGAATTAAAAACAACCCTTCAAACGCATTTCGTCGTTTAA